A genomic window from Polaribacter gangjinensis includes:
- a CDS encoding TonB-dependent receptor: MKKRILIFALFISTFSAIAQQLKGRVLDVMNQPIENAYVFNSNTNSHTHTDSNGNFILDKTVTGNQLEIGILGFKKAVITITATQLQEGINIKLETNIFQLDEFIIGKEKDALKTIARVDLQLNPVNNSQEILRKVPGLFIGQHAGGGKAEQIFLRGFDIDHGTDITLSVDGMPINMVSHAHGQGYSDLHFIIPETIQKIDFGKGPYYANQGDFNTAGYVSFDTKNSLPTNTVSLGYGDFNSFRTLGMFNLLNHNSKDDAYVAVEYIETDGPFESPQNFNRLNLFAKYNTYLNGSDKLTFTTSHFTSRWDASGQIPQRAVDNGMISRFGAIDDTEGGTTSRSNINVQLQKTLTDNSFMKANAFYSNYNFELFSNFTFFLENPVDGDQIKQFEERDIFGMNVQFTDILDNGKTETTINKGIGFRFDNSNANQLASTKNRTEILQNVQLGDIQQTNAYVFYNATFELGKFKIAPALRFDYFKFLYNDALSSNYETLSNTKSIVNPKLNFFYTPNDNIQWFLKSGIGFHSNDARVVLQQDADKILPRAYGLDFGNIWKPTKNLVINTAAWYLFSEEEFVYVGDAGIVEPSGKSERFGLDLGLRYQLTDNLFFTSDATVTRARSLEAISGEDFIPLAPNFTLAGGLSMTKMGNFSGSFNYRYLGDRPANEDNSIVAKGYFVSDININYHVKNTTFGFAIENLFNVAWNETQFATESRLQNEVNSVEEIHFTPGTPFFAKLSVVYQF, encoded by the coding sequence ATGAAAAAAAGAATTTTAATTTTTGCCTTATTTATAAGCACATTTTCGGCAATTGCGCAACAACTCAAAGGACGTGTTTTAGATGTGATGAATCAACCTATTGAAAATGCGTATGTTTTCAATTCAAACACGAATTCACATACGCATACTGACAGCAATGGAAATTTTATTTTAGACAAAACAGTTACTGGAAATCAATTAGAAATTGGCATTTTAGGCTTTAAAAAAGCTGTCATTACTATTACTGCAACTCAATTGCAAGAAGGGATCAACATCAAATTAGAAACCAATATTTTTCAGTTGGATGAATTTATTATCGGAAAAGAAAAAGATGCTTTAAAAACCATTGCTCGAGTTGATTTGCAATTGAATCCTGTAAATAATTCTCAAGAAATTTTACGTAAAGTTCCTGGATTATTCATCGGTCAACACGCAGGAGGTGGAAAAGCAGAACAGATTTTTTTGCGTGGTTTTGATATTGATCATGGAACAGATATCACGCTCTCTGTAGACGGAATGCCTATCAATATGGTTTCACACGCTCATGGTCAAGGATATAGTGATTTGCATTTTATCATCCCAGAAACGATTCAAAAAATCGATTTTGGTAAAGGACCTTATTATGCCAATCAAGGTGATTTTAATACTGCTGGATATGTAAGTTTTGATACTAAAAATAGCCTTCCAACAAATACAGTTTCACTTGGATATGGAGATTTCAACTCTTTTAGAACCTTAGGAATGTTCAATTTACTGAATCACAACAGCAAAGATGATGCTTATGTTGCAGTGGAATATATAGAAACAGATGGCCCTTTTGAGTCGCCACAAAATTTCAATAGATTGAACTTATTTGCCAAATACAATACCTATTTGAATGGTTCAGACAAGTTGACTTTTACCACTTCGCATTTTACAAGCAGATGGGATGCATCAGGACAAATTCCGCAAAGAGCTGTTGATAATGGCATGATTTCGCGATTTGGAGCGATTGATGATACTGAAGGAGGTACAACTTCTCGTTCAAATATCAATGTACAATTGCAAAAAACGTTGACTGACAATTCGTTTATGAAAGCAAATGCTTTTTATAGCAATTACAATTTCGAATTGTTTTCCAACTTTACATTTTTTCTAGAAAATCCTGTGGATGGTGATCAAATCAAACAATTTGAAGAGCGTGACATTTTCGGAATGAACGTGCAGTTTACCGATATTTTAGACAATGGAAAAACAGAAACTACCATCAATAAAGGAATTGGTTTTCGATTTGATAATAGCAACGCAAATCAATTGGCAAGTACTAAAAACAGAACGGAAATCTTGCAAAACGTTCAGTTAGGAGATATTCAACAAACCAACGCCTATGTATTTTACAATGCCACTTTTGAGTTAGGAAAATTTAAAATTGCACCCGCTTTGCGTTTTGATTATTTTAAGTTTTTATACAATGATGCATTGAGTTCGAATTACGAAACCTTGTCAAATACAAAATCAATCGTAAATCCAAAATTGAACTTTTTTTATACACCAAATGATAATATTCAGTGGTTTTTAAAATCAGGAATTGGTTTTCACTCCAATGATGCGAGAGTCGTTTTACAACAAGATGCGGATAAAATTTTACCAAGAGCTTATGGTTTAGATTTCGGAAATATATGGAAACCAACAAAAAATTTGGTCATCAATACTGCAGCTTGGTATTTATTTTCAGAAGAAGAATTTGTATATGTTGGTGATGCAGGAATTGTAGAACCCTCAGGAAAATCAGAACGTTTTGGATTGGATTTAGGTTTGCGTTATCAATTGACAGACAATTTATTTTTCACTTCAGATGCAACTGTAACTAGAGCTAGAAGTTTAGAAGCCATTTCAGGAGAAGACTTTATTCCGTTAGCACCTAATTTTACGTTGGCTGGTGGACTTTCTATGACAAAAATGGGAAATTTTTCAGGAAGTTTCAATTACCGTTATTTGGGTGATAGACCAGCAAATGAAGACAATAGCATTGTAGCAAAAGGCTATTTTGTAAGTGATATCAACATTAATTACCATGTAAAAAATACCAC